A single region of the Duganella sp. BuS-21 genome encodes:
- a CDS encoding amidohydrolase, protein MRPPFTPLLIAAALALACPAHADTIIDRANGYTLDAAGQLQRFTSLAFDDLGRIVAVGSEAQTAAALPKAEHIDAQGKTLLPGLIDAHGHVFELGEIASGVELYSPTSLNGAVRAVADFARSHPKNAWIIGFGWNQEIWKLGRFPTAAELDAVVNDRPVLLHRVDGHAVWVNTKALEMAGISRSTADPAGGKIERDASGKPTGVLVDAAMELVNKVVPLPTLAEARATLDVALASLAKVGLTSVHDAGIKAVQDDIYRDYADHGKLTARVYAMIGDTGADFDELAKDGPLKSYANDVYALAAVKLYSDGALGSRGAALLAPYSDMPSTKGLLFYPDGEMRAKMSKAMKAGFQVNIHAIGDAGNHQILDAYAQLIDQYKNVGLRHRIEHAQVVTPEDIPRFKQLGLIPSMQPTHATSDQNMAEQRIGPVRIKGAYAWRTFLDQGSKIACGSDFPIESPNPFEGLHAAVTRQNNAGVPLGGWYKNQAMSLTEAFRCFTLDAAYAAHQEEVIGSLEKGKWADFILVDRDIFKIAPEQLGKTQVLQTWMGGKRVYHRK, encoded by the coding sequence ATGCGCCCCCCCTTCACCCCCCTGCTGATCGCCGCCGCGCTGGCGCTGGCCTGCCCAGCCCACGCCGACACCATCATTGACCGCGCCAACGGCTACACGCTGGACGCCGCCGGCCAGCTGCAGCGTTTTACCTCGCTGGCCTTCGATGATCTGGGCCGCATCGTGGCGGTGGGCAGCGAGGCGCAGACGGCGGCCGCGCTGCCGAAGGCGGAGCATATCGACGCCCAGGGCAAGACCCTGCTGCCCGGCCTGATCGACGCCCACGGCCATGTGTTCGAACTGGGCGAGATCGCCTCCGGCGTGGAGCTGTACAGCCCCACTTCGCTCAACGGCGCGGTGCGCGCGGTGGCCGACTTCGCGCGTTCGCATCCGAAGAACGCCTGGATCATCGGCTTCGGCTGGAACCAGGAGATCTGGAAGCTGGGCCGCTTCCCCACCGCCGCCGAGCTGGATGCGGTGGTCAACGATCGTCCGGTGCTGCTGCACCGGGTCGACGGCCACGCGGTGTGGGTCAACACCAAGGCGCTGGAGATGGCCGGCATCAGCCGCAGCACCGCCGATCCGGCCGGCGGCAAGATCGAGCGCGACGCCAGCGGCAAGCCGACCGGCGTGCTGGTGGACGCGGCGATGGAGCTGGTGAACAAGGTGGTGCCGCTGCCGACGCTGGCCGAAGCGCGCGCCACCCTCGACGTGGCATTGGCGTCGCTGGCCAAAGTGGGCCTGACCAGCGTGCACGATGCCGGCATCAAGGCGGTGCAGGATGATATCTACCGCGACTACGCCGACCACGGCAAGCTGACCGCGCGCGTCTACGCCATGATCGGCGACACCGGCGCCGACTTCGACGAACTGGCCAAGGACGGCCCGCTCAAGTCCTACGCCAACGACGTGTACGCGCTGGCCGCCGTCAAGCTGTATTCGGACGGCGCGCTCGGGAGTCGTGGCGCGGCGCTGCTGGCGCCTTATTCCGACATGCCGTCCACCAAGGGCCTGCTGTTCTATCCGGACGGCGAGATGCGCGCCAAGATGAGCAAGGCCATGAAGGCCGGCTTCCAGGTCAACATCCACGCCATCGGCGACGCCGGCAACCATCAGATCCTGGATGCCTACGCCCAGTTGATCGACCAGTACAAGAACGTCGGCCTGCGCCATCGCATCGAGCATGCGCAGGTGGTCACGCCGGAGGACATCCCGCGCTTCAAGCAGCTGGGCCTTATCCCGTCCATGCAGCCAACGCACGCGACGTCCGACCAGAACATGGCCGAGCAGCGCATCGGGCCGGTGCGCATCAAGGGCGCGTATGCCTGGCGCACCTTCCTGGACCAGGGCTCGAAGATCGCCTGCGGTTCGGATTTCCCGATCGAGTCGCCCAATCCGTTCGAGGGACTGCATGCGGCGGTCACGCGCCAGAACAACGCCGGCGTGCCGCTGGGCGGCTGGTACAAGAACCAGGCCATGTCGCTGACCGAGGCGTTCCGCTGCTTCACGCTGGACGCGGCCTACGCGGCGCACCAGGAAGAGGTGATCGGTTCGTTGGAGAAGGGCAAGTGGGCCGACTTCATCCTGGTCGACCGCGACATCTTCAAGATCGCGCCTGAGCAGCTGGGCAAGACCCAGGTGCTGCAAACTTGGATGGGCGGCAAACGCGTCTACCACCGCAAATAA
- the msbA gene encoding lipid A export permease/ATP-binding protein MsbA yields MQASQHPEHSEPVSSRLLYLRLLKEFRPYAWIAAVTLLAVGLAAATDVLLIRQLQNVVDALAPTHTLGAAKPPATGILAAVQEALGHLLPKDPVNAALWTIPAVIFGLAVMRMVSSFAGEYGAAWLSSRVQANLRELMFARIMRLPNGYFDQSSTGTTLSRVAFDAAQVAQAGLTVVNVAVRDSVATIGYLLTLFTIDWQLAVFCLGLLPLVAAIVTFAGRRMRKLSKSAQAAMGDLTNVLDESISGQRVVKIFGGQRYEQARFDDVVKLNRQLAVKHAATSALNSGIIMMLIGITLSSVIYFALLRAQAGALSPGAFVAFMSSLMAMQSPIKNLTKINEPMQRGLAAAESVFGLIDLESEIDRGSRAVERVEGRLSVRDVSFHYRGADGAPLDPDARPALDRVSLDIAAGETVALVGSSGSGKTTLAGLLPRFYDVSGGGIQLDGVDLRDYTLASLRRQIALVSQDVVLFNDTLAANIAYGDPAPSMAGIEAAAKAAHAHEFIVRQPEGYNTPVGENGLRLSGGQRQRLAIARAIYKNAPILILDEATSALDTESERLVQQALEVLMKGRTTVVIAHRLSTIENADRIVVLDRGRIAEAGPHAALLAQNGLYARLYQTQKTVT; encoded by the coding sequence ATGCAGGCTTCCCAGCATCCAGAACACAGCGAACCAGTGTCCAGCCGCCTACTTTACCTCCGCCTGCTCAAGGAATTCCGTCCTTACGCCTGGATCGCCGCCGTCACGCTGCTGGCGGTCGGCCTGGCTGCGGCCACCGACGTGCTGCTGATCCGCCAGCTGCAAAACGTGGTGGACGCGCTGGCGCCGACCCATACCCTGGGCGCGGCCAAGCCGCCGGCCACCGGCATCCTGGCGGCGGTGCAGGAGGCGCTGGGCCACCTGTTGCCCAAGGACCCGGTCAACGCCGCGCTGTGGACCATCCCGGCTGTCATCTTCGGCCTGGCCGTGATGCGCATGGTATCGAGCTTCGCCGGCGAATACGGCGCCGCGTGGCTGAGCAGCCGGGTGCAGGCCAACCTGCGCGAGCTCATGTTCGCCCGCATCATGCGCCTGCCGAACGGCTACTTCGACCAATCGTCGACCGGCACCACGCTGTCGCGGGTGGCGTTCGACGCGGCGCAGGTGGCGCAGGCCGGCCTCACCGTGGTCAACGTCGCGGTGCGCGACTCGGTGGCCACCATCGGCTACCTGCTTACCCTGTTCACCATCGACTGGCAACTGGCGGTGTTCTGCCTTGGCCTGCTGCCGCTGGTGGCGGCCATCGTCACATTCGCCGGGCGGCGCATGCGCAAGTTGAGCAAGAGCGCGCAAGCGGCCATGGGCGACCTGACCAACGTGCTCGATGAAAGCATCAGCGGCCAGCGCGTGGTGAAAATCTTCGGTGGCCAGCGCTACGAGCAGGCGCGCTTCGACGATGTGGTCAAGCTTAACCGCCAGCTGGCGGTCAAGCACGCGGCGACGTCGGCGCTCAATTCCGGCATCATCATGATGCTGATCGGGATCACGCTGTCGTCGGTGATTTACTTTGCGCTGCTGCGCGCGCAGGCCGGTGCGCTGTCGCCGGGCGCCTTCGTGGCCTTCATGTCGTCGCTGATGGCGATGCAGTCGCCGATCAAGAACCTCACCAAGATCAACGAGCCGATGCAGCGCGGACTGGCGGCGGCCGAATCGGTGTTCGGGCTGATCGACCTGGAATCGGAAATCGACCGGGGCAGCCGCGCCGTCGAGCGCGTCGAAGGCCGCCTGTCGGTGCGCGACGTCAGCTTCCACTATCGCGGCGCCGACGGCGCCCCGCTCGACCCGGATGCGCGTCCGGCGCTGGACCGGGTGTCGCTGGACATTGCCGCCGGCGAAACGGTGGCGCTGGTCGGCAGCTCGGGCAGCGGCAAGACCACGCTGGCCGGCCTGCTGCCGCGCTTCTACGACGTCAGTGGCGGCGGCATACAACTGGACGGCGTCGACCTGCGCGACTACACCCTGGCCTCGCTGCGGCGGCAGATCGCGTTGGTCTCGCAGGACGTGGTGCTGTTCAACGACACGCTGGCGGCCAACATCGCCTACGGCGACCCGGCGCCGTCGATGGCGGGCATCGAAGCGGCGGCCAAGGCGGCGCACGCCCACGAATTCATCGTCCGCCAGCCGGAAGGCTACAACACGCCGGTCGGTGAAAACGGCCTGCGCCTATCGGGCGGCCAGCGCCAGCGTCTGGCGATCGCGCGCGCCATCTACAAGAACGCGCCGATCCTGATCCTGGATGAAGCCACCAGCGCGCTCGACACGGAATCGGAACGGCTGGTGCAGCAGGCGCTGGAAGTGCTGATGAAAGGCCGCACCACGGTGGTCATCGCGCACCGCCTGTCGACGATTGAAAATGCCGACCGCATCGTGGTGCTCGACCGCGGCCGCATCGCCGAAGCCGGCCCGCATGCCGCCCTGCTGGCGCAGAACGGCCTCTACGCCCGCCTCTACCAAACGCAGAAAACCGTCACCTAA
- a CDS encoding 2OG-Fe(II) oxygenase produces MSKAGNGELDFGDAAAERKARLVPPVIVASAAATPVGAGMGDSDAAAAHAAARRAVGAAAGIAVHVAGLDWQAIGDELNARGYAILPGMLEAGECATMAAQYAQAQLFRSRVVMSQHGFGSGEYQYFRYPLPSMISALRNALYGPLAAIANRWHELMDLPDRFPPEHADFLARCHAAGQQRPTPLLLQYQAGDYNCLHQDLYGEHVFPLQAALLLSEPGKDFEGGEFVLTEQRPRMQLRVEVVPLKCGDMVIFAVNHRPVQGGRGIYRVSLRHGVSRLRAGSRHTLGIIFHDAT; encoded by the coding sequence GTGAGTAAGGCGGGCAATGGTGAGTTGGACTTCGGCGACGCTGCGGCCGAGCGCAAGGCGCGCCTGGTGCCGCCGGTGATCGTGGCATCGGCGGCCGCCACGCCGGTGGGCGCGGGCATGGGCGACAGCGATGCCGCCGCCGCCCATGCCGCCGCGCGGCGCGCGGTGGGGGCGGCGGCGGGGATTGCGGTGCACGTGGCGGGGCTGGACTGGCAGGCCATCGGCGACGAGCTGAATGCACGCGGCTATGCCATCCTGCCCGGCATGCTGGAGGCCGGGGAGTGTGCCACCATGGCCGCGCAATATGCGCAAGCACAGCTGTTCCGCAGTCGCGTGGTGATGTCGCAGCACGGCTTCGGCAGCGGCGAGTACCAATACTTCCGCTATCCGCTGCCGTCGATGATCTCGGCGCTGCGTAACGCCCTGTATGGCCCGTTGGCCGCCATCGCCAACCGCTGGCACGAGCTGATGGACCTGCCCGACCGCTTCCCGCCGGAGCACGCCGACTTTCTGGCGCGCTGCCATGCGGCCGGCCAGCAGCGACCGACGCCGCTGCTGTTGCAATACCAGGCCGGCGACTACAACTGCCTGCATCAGGATCTATATGGCGAGCACGTATTCCCGCTGCAGGCGGCGCTGCTGCTGAGCGAGCCGGGCAAGGATTTCGAAGGTGGGGAGTTCGTGCTGACCGAGCAGCGCCCGCGCATGCAGTTGCGGGTGGAAGTGGTGCCGCTCAAGTGCGGCGACATGGTCATATTCGCGGTCAACCACCGCCCGGTGCAGGGCGGCCGCGGCATCTACCGCGTCAGCCTGCGGCATGGCGTAAGCCGGCTGCGCGCCGGATCGCGCCACACCTTGGGCATCATCTTTCACGACGCCACCTAA
- the ada gene encoding bifunctional DNA-binding transcriptional regulator/O6-methylguanine-DNA methyltransferase Ada: MSAYGRDEARWEAVRQRDAGADGVFWYSVRSTGVYCRPSCAARPALRKNVAFHDSRAAAEQAGFRPCLRCKPDQPPLAERQAALVAQACRLIDEAEQAPDLDSLAAAVGVSRFYFHRMFKTVTGITPKAYANAARARRVQDGLAGQASVTDALYAAGFNSSGRFYAQSPAVLGMKPSAFRAGGKGEQIRFAIAECSLGPILVASTLQGICAILIDDDPDFLVKDLQDRFPKAELIGAEPEYEQVVSRVIGMVEQPSLGLDLPLDVRGTAFQQRVWQVLRAIPSGRRVSYAELAELAGVPRGARAVATACAANAIAVAIPCHRVVRNDGSISGYRWGVDRKAELLNREALGE; this comes from the coding sequence ATGAGCGCTTACGGTAGGGATGAAGCGCGCTGGGAAGCGGTGCGGCAGCGCGATGCCGGCGCCGACGGCGTGTTCTGGTATTCGGTGCGCAGCACCGGCGTGTACTGCCGCCCGTCGTGCGCGGCGCGGCCGGCTTTGCGCAAGAACGTGGCCTTCCACGACAGCCGCGCGGCGGCCGAGCAGGCCGGCTTCCGGCCCTGCCTGCGCTGCAAGCCGGACCAGCCGCCGCTGGCCGAGCGCCAGGCCGCGCTGGTGGCCCAGGCCTGTCGCCTGATCGACGAGGCGGAGCAGGCGCCGGACCTCGACAGCCTGGCGGCGGCGGTGGGCGTGAGCCGCTTCTACTTCCATCGCATGTTCAAGACCGTGACCGGCATCACGCCCAAGGCCTACGCCAACGCGGCGCGGGCCAGGCGGGTGCAGGACGGCCTGGCCGGGCAGGCCTCGGTGACCGATGCGCTGTATGCGGCCGGCTTCAATTCGAGCGGGCGGTTTTATGCGCAGTCGCCGGCGGTGCTGGGCATGAAGCCGTCGGCCTTCCGCGCCGGCGGCAAGGGAGAGCAGATCCGCTTCGCGATTGCCGAGTGTTCGCTGGGGCCGATCCTGGTGGCCAGCACGTTGCAGGGTATCTGCGCGATCTTGATCGATGACGATCCGGATTTCCTGGTGAAGGATTTGCAGGACCGCTTTCCCAAGGCTGAGTTGATCGGGGCGGAGCCGGAGTACGAGCAAGTAGTGTCGCGCGTGATCGGCATGGTCGAGCAGCCGTCGCTGGGATTGGACTTGCCGCTCGACGTGCGCGGCACGGCGTTCCAGCAGCGCGTGTGGCAGGTGTTGCGGGCGATTCCATCGGGACGGCGGGTCTCGTATGCCGAACTGGCGGAACTGGCCGGCGTGCCGCGCGGTGCGCGGGCGGTGGCCACGGCGTGCGCGGCCAATGCGATCGCGGTGGCGATACCGTGCCATCGCGTGGTGCGCAACGACGGTTCGATTTCCGGCTACCGCTGGGGCGTGGACCGCAAGGCCGAGTTGTTGAACCGGGAGGCGCTCGGTGAGTAA
- the hutC gene encoding histidine utilization repressor, with translation MLECSLSRRSRLDDQATQETAQDSTPIFQRIKDYLLAEIAAGTWKEGDVIPSEQALVKQFGVSRMTVNRAVRELTAEQVLTRRQGSGTYVAQPKYQATLLEIKSIADEVRARGHAHRSSLQQLERVKASDLMAKQFDLPAGHPLFHSVIVHFENGVPIQVEDRWVNPQCAPDYMEQDFAHITPNEYLMQAAPLQGAVYSIEALAAPRDIADMLAIDTRQACLVLKRQTRSAGKTATLATMWHPGHRYQFTGSFS, from the coding sequence ATGCTAGAATGCTCACTTTCCAGGAGAAGCCGTTTGGACGATCAAGCAACGCAAGAGACCGCACAAGACAGCACGCCTATTTTCCAGCGCATCAAAGACTACCTGCTGGCGGAAATCGCCGCCGGAACCTGGAAGGAAGGCGATGTGATCCCGTCCGAACAGGCGCTGGTCAAGCAATTCGGGGTGTCGCGCATGACCGTCAACCGCGCCGTGCGCGAACTGACCGCCGAACAGGTGCTCACGCGCCGCCAGGGTTCCGGCACCTACGTCGCCCAGCCCAAGTACCAGGCCACCCTGCTGGAAATCAAATCCATCGCCGACGAGGTGCGCGCGCGCGGCCACGCCCACCGCAGCAGCCTGCAGCAGCTCGAACGCGTCAAGGCCAGCGACCTGATGGCCAAGCAATTCGACCTGCCGGCCGGCCATCCGCTGTTCCATTCCGTGATCGTGCACTTCGAGAACGGCGTGCCGATCCAGGTCGAAGACCGCTGGGTCAATCCGCAGTGCGCGCCCGACTACATGGAGCAGGACTTCGCCCACATCACCCCCAACGAATATCTGATGCAGGCCGCCCCGCTGCAAGGCGCCGTCTACAGCATCGAGGCCCTGGCCGCCCCGCGCGACATCGCCGACATGCTGGCCATCGACACCCGCCAGGCCTGCCTGGTGCTCAAGCGCCAGACCCGCTCCGCCGGCAAGACCGCCACCCTGGCGACCATGTGGCATCCGGGCCACCGCTACCAGTTCACCGGCAGCTTCAGTTAG